A section of the Telopea speciosissima isolate NSW1024214 ecotype Mountain lineage chromosome 3, Tspe_v1, whole genome shotgun sequence genome encodes:
- the LOC122655941 gene encoding uncharacterized protein LOC122655941 isoform X2, producing the protein MEENVVGEGEGDCIRDDLTPVAKKSGVELIESGPSRLDNTAENYKADECEHFSIRGYVAEVRRKDMKICWPFPTVGDHNKLEEQMLPPLHVPQFRWWQCQNCLRKTDAKDTPIETGVVKSCCNRVYETKTSTSPGILSTLSCGDAQKLNSSFQESSEVNIVDARKSSSDVSLPVNNDKHWPALFGNKKEKGAEVVDPIMEGENMNLAVCRSASLKKVDTCLAGVNFTKGGTFNTYFPIGKKGGDLSSSGTAIATPFKSKGNELVTSPNEIFQKEAETLKSKGDEYVNRSKEIFQTEKPEFSRTNLSQTNVGDRDGVTSSVISEVDEASNAVMCQTRKLHSLVSIDSSSEDENLAGEDFQDQHHVSRRGNSGGTSRGSKPRKVCSLTDIIRREMLATSSELHYTERDTKTDHKKTEVSQSKATPEASPGMSVYPITNNQVAFQGTDKKVMLGKKKKCKLSRDKDEGSSRMSWQRGATENINILKEDSETISMDAINANGELTGDASFLPDLYLGSKISLGKHGNDKKLILDREKKEMSQVEGSLSSLAHHQDGISSKVEIRKDAEIKCAGSELIPIKCFDEAVAGTDLNPGAQIYVAAQQKTKNLALDEKKNKVPQVEGEKSSVMLGREGMSRKDLILKRYLDRKHKVAPSDSLNSVRDPFTGRGVHRGLKRHMQTHRKATLYKRQKNLPQVIECRATVPGSESVSSPLICQPKDSSNACNYENAADVKEPSKLSMDQCENMANKMCEWEASDDIPMEIVELMARNQYERHHDYAKEATENRSCLPETTEKDKDTELMDCTEAFGNEMLRLPHKKSNLQTSLSSNAKNDIDLGPSGGLTKQNSDACLSTVDGEYCSINFSRSQLEQAQASSGFKEFPERQGKIPSQVSYPVIGSRRRCGTENCSWDGDIVGQSCLSSSVQSLGAYHNSQAILQQHSIVESQSVWSTVPSRMPFESNSPHKFVTEVSISNRLSQSPGPLPEGNVNLDHTLKSLNLKASHLQKKKGSSEMETYREAHSEHLFACTDEGNDYHPKMRGSLDLYNNETLPAMHLLRLMHAGVCSSTPVNMNKNRESFLKDPPYAHDQIINKLPGPEASVSKSNGALGNLSSCDYHSRSHHLGKSCEHFPPVSIAKAVDSLAQRDVSFGRATVFTHGLGKSSEHFPPVSIAKAVDSLAQNDVSFERATVFTNGLLGKALPGALKYQDRGDEKRSYSTARTQGPKLHMSASRNSRTNENHEYMIHNPQKECLLLPASDSRQFPERSQTAGGLTKHVELKVDRKHETVSSVERIGGILSCTLNRNPADFTVPENANIYMIGAGHLKRKLINIDLNKRPKKMKHL; encoded by the exons ATGGAGGAGAATGTTGTGGGGGAGGGTGAGGGCGACTGTATAAGAGATGATTTAACTCCTGTTGCAAAGAAGTCTGGTGTCGAATTAATTGAATCCGGCCCTAGTCGGCTAGACAACACTGCTGAAAATTACAAGGCAGATGAATGTGAGCATTTTTCGATCCG TGGATACGTTGCTGAGGTTCGTAGAAAAGACATGAAGATTTGTTGGCCATTTCCTACTGTTGGTGACCATAACAAATTGGAGGAACAAATGCTTCCTCCTCTACATGTTCCTCAATTCAGATGGTGGCAATGCCAAAATTGTCTGAGAAAGACTGATGCCAAAGATACTCCAATTGAAACTGGAGTGGTTAAAAGTTGTTGCAATAGAGTGTATGAAACTAAAACTAGTACTTCACCTGGGATCCTTTCTACTTTGTCTTGTGGTGATGCACAAAAGTTGAATTCTAGCTTTCAAGAATCATCTGAAGTCAACATAGTTGATGCAAGGAAATCCAGCTCGGATGTTTCTCTTCCTGTGAATAATGATAAACACTGGCCGGCATTATTTgggaacaagaaagagaagggagcTGAAGTGGTGGACCCAATCATGGAAG GAGAGAACATGAACTTGGCAGTTTGTAGGTCAGCCAGTCTAAAGAAAGTTGATACCTGCCTTGCAGGAGTAAACTTTACAAAAGGAGGCACGTTTAACACCTATTTTCCAATTGGCAAGAAGGGAGGTGATTTATCTTCCAGTGGAACTGCCATTGCTACTCCATTTAAATCAAAGGGTAATGAATTGGTTACGAGTCCCAATGAAATCTTTCAAAAGGAAGCTGAAACTCTCAAATCGAAAGGTGATGAATATGTCAACCGTTCAAAGGAAATCTTTCAAACAGAAAAGCCTGAGTTTAGCAGGACCAATTTATCACAGACCAATGTAGGAGACAGAGATGGTGTTACATCTTCTGTGATATCTGAGGTAGATGAGGCTTCAAATGCTGTCATGTGTCAAACAAGAAAACTTCATTCCCTGGTATCAATTGATAGTTCTTCAGAAGATGAGAATTTAGCTGGAGAAGATTTTCAAGATCAACATCATGTAAGTCGGCGGGGTAATTCAGGTGGCACGTCCCGTGGGAGCAAACCAAGAAAGGTGTGTTCACTGACTGATATAATAAGAAGAGAGATGCTAGCAACATCCAGTGAGCTTCATTACACTGAAAGAGATACAAAAACTGATCACAAGAAGACAGAAGTTTCTCAATCAAAGGCAACACCAGAAGCATCCCCTGGGATGAGTGTATATCCCATTACCAACAATCAAGTGGCTTTCCAAGGAACTGATAAAAAAGTTATGCTCggtaagaaaaagaaatgcaagCTGTCACGAGATAAAGATGAGGGATCTTCCAGAATGAGTTGGCAAAGAGGAGCAACTGAAAACATTAACATCCTTAAGGAAGATTCCGAGACCATAAGCATGGATGCTATAAATGCTAATGGTGAACTAACAGGAGATGCGTCTTTCCTGCCAGATTTATATTTAGGTTCCAAAATTTCCTTGGGCAAACatggaaatgataaaaaattgaTCCTGGATAGGGAGAAAAAGGAGATGTCTCAGGTTGAAGGTAGTTTGTCTTCCTTGGCACATCATCAGGATGGTATTTCTAGTAAAGTTGAGATTAGGAAAGATGCAGAAATCAAGTGTGCGGGGTCTGAACTTATTCCcattaaatgttttgatgaAGCAGTTGCAGGAACAGATCTAAATCCGGGTGCCCAAATTTATGTGGCTGcgcaacaaaaaacaaaaaatcttgCCCTtgatgagaagaaaaataaggtaCCTCAGGTTGAAGGTGAGAAGTCCTCCGTAATGCTTGGGCGAGAAGGCATGTCACGCAAAGATCTGATTCTAAAGAGATACCTGGACAGGAAGCACAAGGTTGCTCCATCTGATAGTTTGAATTCTGTTCGAGATCCATTTACTGGAAGAGGAGTACATCGTGGTCTGAAACGTCATATGCAGACCCATAGAAAGGCTACTCTGTATAAGAGGCAAAAGAACTTGCCTCAAGTAATTGAATGTAGGGCCACCGTCCCAGGATCTGAAAGTGTTAGTTCTCCTCTCATTTGCCAGCCTAAG GATTCCTCTAATGCGTGCAATTATGAGAATGCTGCTGATGTTAAAGAGCCATCTAAACTTTCAATGGATCAATGTGAGAACATGGCCAATAAGATGTGTGAATGGGAAGCTTCAGATGATATACCCATGGAAATTGTAGAACTCATGGCCAGAAATCAGTATGAGAGGCATCATGATTATGCCAAAGAAGCTACAGAGAACAGGTCCTGCTTGCCAGAGACAACTGAGAAAGATAAGGATACTGAGCTAATGGATTGCACTGAAGCATTTGGGAATGAGATGTTGAGATTACCGCACAAGAAGTCTAACTTGCAAACATCCCTGTCCAGCAATGCAAAAAATGACATTGATTTAGGTCCAAGTGGGGGACTCaccaaacaaaactcagatGCTTGCCTTTCTACTGTTGATGGAGAATACTGCAGCATCAATTTCAGTAGAAGTCAACTGGAACAAGCTCAGGCCTCTAGTGGATTTAAAGAATTTCCAGAGCGCCAAGGAAAGATACCAAGTCAAGTCTCATATCCTGTCATTGGTTCAAGAAGAAGATGTGGTACTGAAAATTGTAGTTGGGATGGAGATATTGTGGGGCAAAGCTGCTTAAGTTCCTCTGTTCAGTCCTTGGGCGCATATCATAATTCTCAGGCAATTTTGCAACAACATTCCATTGTGGAATCCCAATCCGTTTGGTCCACAGTGCCGTCTCGAATGCCTTTTGAATCGAATAGCCCTCACAAATTCGTTACTGAAGTGAGCATTTCAAACAGGCTATCGCAATCTCCCGGTCCATTGCCTGAGGGAAATGTGAACTTGGATCATACACTGAAATCTTTGAATCTAAAAGCTAGCCatcttcaaaagaaaaaaggaagttCTGAGATGGAGACATACAGGGAGGCGCATTCAGAACATCTGTTTGCTTGCACAGATGAGGGAAATGACTATCATCCAAAAATGAGAGGGTCATTAGATTTATATAATAATGAGACGTTACCAGCTATGCATTTGCTCAGACTCATGCATGCAGGGGTGTGCTCAAGTACTCCTGTAAATATGAATAAGAATCGAGAGAGCTTCCTTAAAGATCCTCCATATGCCCATGATCAGATTATCAATAAATTGCCAGGGCCAGAGGCTAGTGTATCAAAGAGCAATGGGGCCTTGGGGAACTTATCTTCATGTGATTACCATAGTAGAAGTCACCATCTGGGCAAATCCTGTGAACATTTTCCTCCAGTTTCTATTGCCAAAGCTGTTGATTCTCTTGCACAGAGGGATGTTAGTTTTGGAAGGGCCACTGTGTTTACACATGGTCTAGGCAAATCCTCTGAACATTTTCCTCCAGTTTCCATTGCCAAAGCTGTTGATTCTCTTGCACAGAATGATGTTAGTTTTGAAAGGGCCACTGTGTTTACAAATGGTTTATTGGGTAAAGCATTGCCTGGTGCCTTAAAATATCAAGACAGAGGAGACGAGAAAAGATCCTACTCAACTGCACGAACTCAAGGCCCCAAATTACACATGTCTGCCAGCAGAAATAGTCGTACAAATGAAAATCATGAATACATGATCCACAATCCACAGAAAGAGTGTCTGCTTCTCCCAGCTTCAGATTCTCGACAATTTCCTGAACGATCTCAGACAGCGGGAGGTTTAACCAAACATGTTGAATTGAAGGTTGATAGAAAACATGAAACAGTCTCTTCTGTGGAAAGAATAGGCGGGATTCTGAGCTGCACACTAAACAGGAATCCAGCCGACTTTACTGTACCAGAAAATGCAAATATTTACATGATTGGAGCTGGACACCTGAAAAGGAAGCTTATTAATATTGATTTGAACAAGCGACCgaagaaaatgaaacatttaTAG
- the LOC122655941 gene encoding uncharacterized protein LOC122655941 isoform X1, with product MEENVVGEGEGDCIRDDLTPVAKKSGVELIESGPSRLDNTAENYKADECEHFSIRGYVAEVRRKDMKICWPFPTVGDHNKLEEQMLPPLHVPQFRWWQCQNCLRKTDAKDTPIETGVVKSCCNRVYETKTSTSPGILSTLSCGDAQKLNSSFQESSEVNIVDARKSSSDVSLPVNNDKHWPALFGNKKEKGAEVVDPIMEDIHRLSDTVAGENMNLAVCRSASLKKVDTCLAGVNFTKGGTFNTYFPIGKKGGDLSSSGTAIATPFKSKGNELVTSPNEIFQKEAETLKSKGDEYVNRSKEIFQTEKPEFSRTNLSQTNVGDRDGVTSSVISEVDEASNAVMCQTRKLHSLVSIDSSSEDENLAGEDFQDQHHVSRRGNSGGTSRGSKPRKVCSLTDIIRREMLATSSELHYTERDTKTDHKKTEVSQSKATPEASPGMSVYPITNNQVAFQGTDKKVMLGKKKKCKLSRDKDEGSSRMSWQRGATENINILKEDSETISMDAINANGELTGDASFLPDLYLGSKISLGKHGNDKKLILDREKKEMSQVEGSLSSLAHHQDGISSKVEIRKDAEIKCAGSELIPIKCFDEAVAGTDLNPGAQIYVAAQQKTKNLALDEKKNKVPQVEGEKSSVMLGREGMSRKDLILKRYLDRKHKVAPSDSLNSVRDPFTGRGVHRGLKRHMQTHRKATLYKRQKNLPQVIECRATVPGSESVSSPLICQPKDSSNACNYENAADVKEPSKLSMDQCENMANKMCEWEASDDIPMEIVELMARNQYERHHDYAKEATENRSCLPETTEKDKDTELMDCTEAFGNEMLRLPHKKSNLQTSLSSNAKNDIDLGPSGGLTKQNSDACLSTVDGEYCSINFSRSQLEQAQASSGFKEFPERQGKIPSQVSYPVIGSRRRCGTENCSWDGDIVGQSCLSSSVQSLGAYHNSQAILQQHSIVESQSVWSTVPSRMPFESNSPHKFVTEVSISNRLSQSPGPLPEGNVNLDHTLKSLNLKASHLQKKKGSSEMETYREAHSEHLFACTDEGNDYHPKMRGSLDLYNNETLPAMHLLRLMHAGVCSSTPVNMNKNRESFLKDPPYAHDQIINKLPGPEASVSKSNGALGNLSSCDYHSRSHHLGKSCEHFPPVSIAKAVDSLAQRDVSFGRATVFTHGLGKSSEHFPPVSIAKAVDSLAQNDVSFERATVFTNGLLGKALPGALKYQDRGDEKRSYSTARTQGPKLHMSASRNSRTNENHEYMIHNPQKECLLLPASDSRQFPERSQTAGGLTKHVELKVDRKHETVSSVERIGGILSCTLNRNPADFTVPENANIYMIGAGHLKRKLINIDLNKRPKKMKHL from the exons ATGGAGGAGAATGTTGTGGGGGAGGGTGAGGGCGACTGTATAAGAGATGATTTAACTCCTGTTGCAAAGAAGTCTGGTGTCGAATTAATTGAATCCGGCCCTAGTCGGCTAGACAACACTGCTGAAAATTACAAGGCAGATGAATGTGAGCATTTTTCGATCCG TGGATACGTTGCTGAGGTTCGTAGAAAAGACATGAAGATTTGTTGGCCATTTCCTACTGTTGGTGACCATAACAAATTGGAGGAACAAATGCTTCCTCCTCTACATGTTCCTCAATTCAGATGGTGGCAATGCCAAAATTGTCTGAGAAAGACTGATGCCAAAGATACTCCAATTGAAACTGGAGTGGTTAAAAGTTGTTGCAATAGAGTGTATGAAACTAAAACTAGTACTTCACCTGGGATCCTTTCTACTTTGTCTTGTGGTGATGCACAAAAGTTGAATTCTAGCTTTCAAGAATCATCTGAAGTCAACATAGTTGATGCAAGGAAATCCAGCTCGGATGTTTCTCTTCCTGTGAATAATGATAAACACTGGCCGGCATTATTTgggaacaagaaagagaagggagcTGAAGTGGTGGACCCAATCATGGAAG ATATTCATAGATTGTCTGATACTGTTGCAGGAGAGAACATGAACTTGGCAGTTTGTAGGTCAGCCAGTCTAAAGAAAGTTGATACCTGCCTTGCAGGAGTAAACTTTACAAAAGGAGGCACGTTTAACACCTATTTTCCAATTGGCAAGAAGGGAGGTGATTTATCTTCCAGTGGAACTGCCATTGCTACTCCATTTAAATCAAAGGGTAATGAATTGGTTACGAGTCCCAATGAAATCTTTCAAAAGGAAGCTGAAACTCTCAAATCGAAAGGTGATGAATATGTCAACCGTTCAAAGGAAATCTTTCAAACAGAAAAGCCTGAGTTTAGCAGGACCAATTTATCACAGACCAATGTAGGAGACAGAGATGGTGTTACATCTTCTGTGATATCTGAGGTAGATGAGGCTTCAAATGCTGTCATGTGTCAAACAAGAAAACTTCATTCCCTGGTATCAATTGATAGTTCTTCAGAAGATGAGAATTTAGCTGGAGAAGATTTTCAAGATCAACATCATGTAAGTCGGCGGGGTAATTCAGGTGGCACGTCCCGTGGGAGCAAACCAAGAAAGGTGTGTTCACTGACTGATATAATAAGAAGAGAGATGCTAGCAACATCCAGTGAGCTTCATTACACTGAAAGAGATACAAAAACTGATCACAAGAAGACAGAAGTTTCTCAATCAAAGGCAACACCAGAAGCATCCCCTGGGATGAGTGTATATCCCATTACCAACAATCAAGTGGCTTTCCAAGGAACTGATAAAAAAGTTATGCTCggtaagaaaaagaaatgcaagCTGTCACGAGATAAAGATGAGGGATCTTCCAGAATGAGTTGGCAAAGAGGAGCAACTGAAAACATTAACATCCTTAAGGAAGATTCCGAGACCATAAGCATGGATGCTATAAATGCTAATGGTGAACTAACAGGAGATGCGTCTTTCCTGCCAGATTTATATTTAGGTTCCAAAATTTCCTTGGGCAAACatggaaatgataaaaaattgaTCCTGGATAGGGAGAAAAAGGAGATGTCTCAGGTTGAAGGTAGTTTGTCTTCCTTGGCACATCATCAGGATGGTATTTCTAGTAAAGTTGAGATTAGGAAAGATGCAGAAATCAAGTGTGCGGGGTCTGAACTTATTCCcattaaatgttttgatgaAGCAGTTGCAGGAACAGATCTAAATCCGGGTGCCCAAATTTATGTGGCTGcgcaacaaaaaacaaaaaatcttgCCCTtgatgagaagaaaaataaggtaCCTCAGGTTGAAGGTGAGAAGTCCTCCGTAATGCTTGGGCGAGAAGGCATGTCACGCAAAGATCTGATTCTAAAGAGATACCTGGACAGGAAGCACAAGGTTGCTCCATCTGATAGTTTGAATTCTGTTCGAGATCCATTTACTGGAAGAGGAGTACATCGTGGTCTGAAACGTCATATGCAGACCCATAGAAAGGCTACTCTGTATAAGAGGCAAAAGAACTTGCCTCAAGTAATTGAATGTAGGGCCACCGTCCCAGGATCTGAAAGTGTTAGTTCTCCTCTCATTTGCCAGCCTAAG GATTCCTCTAATGCGTGCAATTATGAGAATGCTGCTGATGTTAAAGAGCCATCTAAACTTTCAATGGATCAATGTGAGAACATGGCCAATAAGATGTGTGAATGGGAAGCTTCAGATGATATACCCATGGAAATTGTAGAACTCATGGCCAGAAATCAGTATGAGAGGCATCATGATTATGCCAAAGAAGCTACAGAGAACAGGTCCTGCTTGCCAGAGACAACTGAGAAAGATAAGGATACTGAGCTAATGGATTGCACTGAAGCATTTGGGAATGAGATGTTGAGATTACCGCACAAGAAGTCTAACTTGCAAACATCCCTGTCCAGCAATGCAAAAAATGACATTGATTTAGGTCCAAGTGGGGGACTCaccaaacaaaactcagatGCTTGCCTTTCTACTGTTGATGGAGAATACTGCAGCATCAATTTCAGTAGAAGTCAACTGGAACAAGCTCAGGCCTCTAGTGGATTTAAAGAATTTCCAGAGCGCCAAGGAAAGATACCAAGTCAAGTCTCATATCCTGTCATTGGTTCAAGAAGAAGATGTGGTACTGAAAATTGTAGTTGGGATGGAGATATTGTGGGGCAAAGCTGCTTAAGTTCCTCTGTTCAGTCCTTGGGCGCATATCATAATTCTCAGGCAATTTTGCAACAACATTCCATTGTGGAATCCCAATCCGTTTGGTCCACAGTGCCGTCTCGAATGCCTTTTGAATCGAATAGCCCTCACAAATTCGTTACTGAAGTGAGCATTTCAAACAGGCTATCGCAATCTCCCGGTCCATTGCCTGAGGGAAATGTGAACTTGGATCATACACTGAAATCTTTGAATCTAAAAGCTAGCCatcttcaaaagaaaaaaggaagttCTGAGATGGAGACATACAGGGAGGCGCATTCAGAACATCTGTTTGCTTGCACAGATGAGGGAAATGACTATCATCCAAAAATGAGAGGGTCATTAGATTTATATAATAATGAGACGTTACCAGCTATGCATTTGCTCAGACTCATGCATGCAGGGGTGTGCTCAAGTACTCCTGTAAATATGAATAAGAATCGAGAGAGCTTCCTTAAAGATCCTCCATATGCCCATGATCAGATTATCAATAAATTGCCAGGGCCAGAGGCTAGTGTATCAAAGAGCAATGGGGCCTTGGGGAACTTATCTTCATGTGATTACCATAGTAGAAGTCACCATCTGGGCAAATCCTGTGAACATTTTCCTCCAGTTTCTATTGCCAAAGCTGTTGATTCTCTTGCACAGAGGGATGTTAGTTTTGGAAGGGCCACTGTGTTTACACATGGTCTAGGCAAATCCTCTGAACATTTTCCTCCAGTTTCCATTGCCAAAGCTGTTGATTCTCTTGCACAGAATGATGTTAGTTTTGAAAGGGCCACTGTGTTTACAAATGGTTTATTGGGTAAAGCATTGCCTGGTGCCTTAAAATATCAAGACAGAGGAGACGAGAAAAGATCCTACTCAACTGCACGAACTCAAGGCCCCAAATTACACATGTCTGCCAGCAGAAATAGTCGTACAAATGAAAATCATGAATACATGATCCACAATCCACAGAAAGAGTGTCTGCTTCTCCCAGCTTCAGATTCTCGACAATTTCCTGAACGATCTCAGACAGCGGGAGGTTTAACCAAACATGTTGAATTGAAGGTTGATAGAAAACATGAAACAGTCTCTTCTGTGGAAAGAATAGGCGGGATTCTGAGCTGCACACTAAACAGGAATCCAGCCGACTTTACTGTACCAGAAAATGCAAATATTTACATGATTGGAGCTGGACACCTGAAAAGGAAGCTTATTAATATTGATTTGAACAAGCGACCgaagaaaatgaaacatttaTAG